The DNA sequence ACTTTTTCTGATTTTCCATCTGAAATTTTAAATTTTGCATTTAAAGCTAAAAGTGCAACTGCAGAATCTGAAGGATGAACAATGTAACAAGGTCCTCCGCCAACAATACAATGGTATTTATTATTTCCGGTTACCGCAAAGCAAGTATCGCCGCCTTTGCGTATGCAATCAAAATCTCCTCTAAAATAAAAGCAACGCGGGCGCTGACAAATATTTCCGCCGATTGTTCCAACGTTTCTTAATTGCAGAGTTGCAATTTCTTTTACTGCTTGATACAATAAATTGAATTCTTTTTTTACAATTTCACTTTTTTCAATTTCACTTAATTTTGTAAGTGCACCAATTATTAAGCCTTCTTTATCATCTAATTTTATGTAACTAAGTGATTTGATATTTTTCAAATTTACCAATTGCTTCGGCGAAAAAATATCATCTTTAATCAATCCTAAAACATCAGTACCACCGGCATATAAAATTGAATCATTATTTTTTTGCAAATATTTTGCCGCTGATGCAATATTTTCCGGCTGCATATATTCAAAATTGTTCATACAATTCCTCAATTTTTATAAAGTACATTTATAATTTTATCTGGAGTAATCGGCAGACTTTTTATTCTAATACCAATTGCATTGTAAATTGCGTTTGCAATTGCCGCCGCAGTTGGAATTATTGCCGGTTCGCCGATTCCTTTAACTCCCATATTGTTAGCTTGTTCATCCATTTCATTAACTATTACAATTTCTATTTCGGTCGGCGTATCAAGCATTGTGGGAATTTTATAATCATGCATATTTGGGTTTAACATTTTTCCATAATCTTCATCCATAATTCTTTCTTCGGTTAACGCAAAACCCAATCCTTGTATAATTCCGCCGTGAAATTGATTTTCAAGTGTTTGGCGATTTAGTGTTCTTCCGATATCATGAGCGGCAACAATTTTATTAACTTTTACATTTCCGGTTAAAGTATCAACTTCAACTTTTGCAAATTGAGCCCCAAATGTTTGCGCAACAAGTCCTTGAACATTTTCTTCACGAGAACCTTTTGTAAATAATGTTTCATCATCAACTTGTTTAGCAATTTCTTCGATGTTAATTAATTTTTTATTTTCGGATGAAAAAATTCCTTCAGAATAATTTAATTTATCTTCAGAAATATTAGTCAACGCCGAAGCTGCCGAAAATAATTTTTTCTTCATTTTTTCTGCTGCATCTCTAACTGCCGGTGAAATTGAAGGAGCTGTTGTACTTCCTCCGCTTGATGGACCAAAAGGATAATCAGTATTTCCCAAATGAACTTTAATTTTATTTAACGGAATTTCCAAAATTTCCGCTGCAATTTGGGATATAAAAGTATAAGTTCCGGTTCCAATATCTTGCGTGCCGGAATAAACATGAACAATTCCATCTTTTTCAATTTTCATATTTGCATGTGCGGGTGGACCGCCGCCTCCCCACCAAATTTGTGATGCCATTCCAATTCCGGTTTTTAAATATCCCTCAACTTTTCCCGGAATTTTGTTTCTATCTTTCCATCCAATTTTTTCTGCACCAATTTTATACGCTTCTCTCAATTTCTTAGAAGTATAACTCGCTCCCCAAACTTGATCTTTCTCCGCATAATTTTTTAATCTAAATTCAATCGGGTCCATTCCAATTTTTTCTGCCGCATCATCCATAATAGAATCAAGTGCAAAAGTTCCTTGAACATGCCCGGGCGCTCTAAAAGCTCTTCCTCTTCCGGTATTTGTAAAAATGCTGTAATCAACAGTTTTTACATTTGGAATTTGATACATACTTCTTGCGGGCCAACTGCATCCGCCGCCGTTCGGATAAGCTCCAACATTTGCAATTGAATTATGACTTAATGCTGAAATTGTTCCGTCTTTTTTTATTCCTAACTTTAATGTTTGTTTTGAGTCTGGGCGATTGCCAACTGCCAAATTCATTTCTTTTCTATCTAAAACAATTTTAACCGGGCGGTTTAATTTTTTAGATAAAATTGCTGCCATCAATGTATATTTTCCGGCTTCCAGCTTGCTGCCAAACCCGCCGCCCATATACTCTTTTATTACTTGTACATTTTCTTCTTTCAATCCCAAAGATTTTGCAATTGAATTTCTAACTTCAAAAATTCCTTGCGTAGAATCCCAAATTTTTAATTTTTCACCTTCCCAATTTACAACACTGCAATGAACTTCCGTTGGATTGTGAATTGCAATTTGCGTTGTAAATGTATCTTCAATAATTAATTCAGATTGCTCAAAACCCTCATCAATATTGCCTCTTGAGTATTCATCCGGTTTTTCTCTGCTGATATTTCCGGTTTCATGAATTTTTAGATTTTCAGATTTTAGAGATTTTTCCGCATCAACTTCAAAAGGTAATTTTTCAAAACTTACAATTATTTTTTTTGCAGCTTCATCTGCGGCTTTTTGGGAAACTGCACAAACACACGCAATTTCGTCTCCTTCATATCTAACAATTGGATCAAATAATTTGCTGATGCCATACCAACTATATTCTTGAGAATTTTCAAAAGTTAAAATTTCTAAAACTCCTTCTGAGTTTTTTGCTTTTGAAATATCTATACTTTTTATTTTTCCATGCGGAATTTCTGAACGAAGAATTTTTCCATAAACCATATTTGGTAAATTTATATCAAATGTATAAACAGCTTTTCCGCTTACCTTAGCATATCCATCGTATCTTGGAATTTTCTTCCCAATATATTTTAAATCTTTATTTGGAGGAAGTTGTTTGTAGTTTTCATCAGAAACTTCTCCGATTTTTTCTACAAAATCTTCTTCAAAAAAATATTTGGATTTTTTAATTGACATTATTCCTCCGCAAATCAAATTTTCTTTGTAATTGCATCTTTTACTGAATCAAATATTTTTGGATAAGCTCCGCATCTGCATAAGTTTCCCGACATTCCATTTTTAATTTCGTCATCGCTTGGATTCGGATTATTTTTCAACAAAGCATAGGCAGAAATTATTTGTCCCGGCGTACAAAATCCGCATTGCAATCCATCGTTATCTACAAAGGATTTTTGAACTTCATGTAATTCATGATTATTTAAAAGTCCTTCAACGGTAATAATTTCAGAACCATCGGCATCCAAAGCCAACATGTGGCATGAATAGACTGCTTCTCCATTCATTAAAACAGTGCAGCTTCCGCATTCACCTTGATTGCAAACAATTTTTGTTCCGGTTAATTTTAATTCTTCTCTTATAAAATCAGCCAATGTGGTATTGGGTTTTACGCTTTTTGATATTTTTTTGCCGTTAACTTTTAAAGTTAATTTTATTTTCCCTTCAATTGAATCTGAAATTTCTTTGGGAAGATTTTTTGCATTTAAAGTCGGATTTATCGCATAAGCTCCAACAATTCCCGAGCTAATTCCTTTAATAAATTTTCTTCGTGATGAATCGATGGGTTTGTCTGATTTTTTCATGTAACCTCTTGTGCAAGATGAAATATTGTAAGCAAATTAAAAAGGTGGGATGAAAATTGCAATTAAAATTAAATTTAATTTTACCGTGAATTATCTAAGAGAAACTTCTAAAAAATTAAATTAATGGTGCTTGTCATCCCGAAGAAGTGAAACGATGAGAGATATCCAAAATCAATTTTGTTACGTGAGTTATTAATTATTTTTATGGGATTTTTTTCTAAAATTTTATTTCCTCAAACAAATTCGTTTCTTCAAAAATAAAATTCTTGGGATTTAACGAAATTCCTTCGTGTCGAACTTCATAATGTAAATGGGGACCGGTTGTTAAATTTCCGGTGTTTCCGGATAATGCAATTAAATCACCTCGTTTAATTTTTTCACCTTTTTTAACTTCAAACTTTGAAAGATGACCGTAAATTGTTTCATATCCGAAACCGTGAGAAATTTTTATAACTTTTCCGTAACCGTTAAGTTCACCGATAAAAGTAACTTTTCCATCTCCGGGAGAAAAAACTTTTTCGCCTATATTTGCTAAAAAATCCAATCCGTGATGCATTCTTTTTTGCTTTAGTATTGGATGAAATCTCATTCCAAATCTATCTCCAATTGCACATTTTACCGGACTTACCGCCGGAATTGATTTATATAAATTTTTGTTCTCGCTCAATTTATTTTTTATTTCAGAAAAATTTTCTTTTTCAATTTTAATTCCGGTTTCAATTTTATTTACAAAATCATTTATTGAATTGAATTTTACATTTTTCTTATCTAATGATTTAGTTATCAAATTATTAAATTCAGATCCGCCGATTCCAAATTTTTCATTTTCATTTACCGGAAGATTTACGGCTAATCGTAAAGTATTTTTTTCATCATTTAGCGAATTAAGTTTTTCGTTTAAGATTTTATATTTTTTTTGAAGTATTATAATTTCATTTTCAAGAACATTGTTATCGGCAAGATTTTTAAGATTTGTAATATCAATTGAGCTAT is a window from the Ignavibacteriota bacterium genome containing:
- a CDS encoding M23 family metallopeptidase, translated to MKIKKFYYYSPDNQKLVQVENIYSKVMSILLLVIISTVILTFFISSKILLNSSIDITNLKNLADNNVLENEIIILQKKYKILNEKLNSLNDEKNTLRLAVNLPVNENEKFGIGGSEFNNLITKSLDKKNVKFNSINDFVNKIETGIKIEKENFSEIKNKLSENKNLYKSIPAVSPVKCAIGDRFGMRFHPILKQKRMHHGLDFLANIGEKVFSPGDGKVTFIGELNGYGKVIKISHGFGYETIYGHLSKFEVKKGEKIKRGDLIALSGNTGNLTTGPHLHYEVRHEGISLNPKNFIFEETNLFEEIKF
- a CDS encoding (2Fe-2S)-binding protein, whose translation is MKKSDKPIDSSRRKFIKGISSGIVGAYAINPTLNAKNLPKEISDSIEGKIKLTLKVNGKKISKSVKPNTTLADFIREELKLTGTKIVCNQGECGSCTVLMNGEAVYSCHMLALDADGSEIITVEGLLNNHELHEVQKSFVDNDGLQCGFCTPGQIISAYALLKNNPNPSDDEIKNGMSGNLCRCGAYPKIFDSVKDAITKKI
- a CDS encoding xanthine dehydrogenase family protein molybdopterin-binding subunit; translation: MSIKKSKYFFEEDFVEKIGEVSDENYKQLPPNKDLKYIGKKIPRYDGYAKVSGKAVYTFDINLPNMVYGKILRSEIPHGKIKSIDISKAKNSEGVLEILTFENSQEYSWYGISKLFDPIVRYEGDEIACVCAVSQKAADEAAKKIIVSFEKLPFEVDAEKSLKSENLKIHETGNISREKPDEYSRGNIDEGFEQSELIIEDTFTTQIAIHNPTEVHCSVVNWEGEKLKIWDSTQGIFEVRNSIAKSLGLKEENVQVIKEYMGGGFGSKLEAGKYTLMAAILSKKLNRPVKIVLDRKEMNLAVGNRPDSKQTLKLGIKKDGTISALSHNSIANVGAYPNGGGCSWPARSMYQIPNVKTVDYSIFTNTGRGRAFRAPGHVQGTFALDSIMDDAAEKIGMDPIEFRLKNYAEKDQVWGASYTSKKLREAYKIGAEKIGWKDRNKIPGKVEGYLKTGIGMASQIWWGGGGPPAHANMKIEKDGIVHVYSGTQDIGTGTYTFISQIAAEILEIPLNKIKVHLGNTDYPFGPSSGGSTTAPSISPAVRDAAEKMKKKLFSAASALTNISEDKLNYSEGIFSSENKKLINIEEIAKQVDDETLFTKGSREENVQGLVAQTFGAQFAKVEVDTLTGNVKVNKIVAAHDIGRTLNRQTLENQFHGGIIQGLGFALTEERIMDEDYGKMLNPNMHDYKIPTMLDTPTEIEIVIVNEMDEQANNMGVKGIGEPAIIPTAAAIANAIYNAIGIRIKSLPITPDKIINVLYKN
- a CDS encoding xanthine dehydrogenase family protein subunit M; translated protein: MNNFEYMQPENIASAAKYLQKNNDSILYAGGTDVLGLIKDDIFSPKQLVNLKNIKSLSYIKLDDKEGLIIGALTKLSEIEKSEIVKKEFNLLYQAVKEIATLQLRNVGTIGGNICQRPRCFYFRGDFDCIRKGGDTCFAVTGNNKYHCIVGGGPCYIVHPSDSAVALLALNAKFKISDGKSEKVIPTKDFFVLPNVNDQKENILKDGEILTEIIIPKTSNKISKYIKVKERGAWDFALVSIAGAFEIENNIIKSGKITFGGVAPIPWEEEKVNAALSNFNIDENNIEKLSSLAFTKSEALEMNSYKIQLAKNLVKKLLFEFI